From a single Apium graveolens cultivar Ventura chromosome 2, ASM990537v1, whole genome shotgun sequence genomic region:
- the LOC141706365 gene encoding pectinesterase inhibitor 4-like, translated as MEVLYICLFIFCLQMTSISSATTSVPQADKDFVKNSCKVTTYPSVCNKALSPYAGYIKSSRLKLTYLSLSLTLKSAKASSTLISNLAKNKRLTNYEAEIVTDCIENIEESVDQLQQTLLAIANLRGADKAFQLSNAKTWASAAITNENTCIDAFSEGEVSSSVKKTVQKSLLGVTRLNSNALYLINHLY; from the coding sequence ATGGAAGTTTTGTATATATGCTTATTCATTTTCTGCCTACAAATGACCTCAATTTCATCTGCCACAACCAGTGTTCCCCAAGCCGACAAAGATTTCGTCAAAAATTCATGCAAAGTAACCACATATCCCTCGGTATGCAACAAAGCGCTCTCCCCTTACGCTGGTTATATCAAATCGAGTCGTCTAAAGCTCACGTACCTCTCCCTCTCCCTCACCCTTAAATCCGCTAAGGCCTCATCCACCTTGATTTCAAATCTAGCCAAGAACAAGAGGCTTACGAACTATGAAGCCGAGATTGTAACCGATTGCATTGAGAATATAGAAGAGTCTGTTGATCAGCTTCAGCAAACTCTTCTTGCAATTGCAAATCTTCGGGGTGCAGACAAGGCGTTTCAGCTCTCCAATGCTAAGACATGGGCTAGTGCAGCCATTACTAACGAGAATACTTGCATAGACGCTTTTTCGGAGGGGGAAGTAAGTTCATCTGTCAAGAAGACTGTCCAGAAAAGCCTGTTAGGTGTTACAAGACTTAACAGTAATGCTTTATATCTCATTAATCATCTATATTAG
- the LOC141702911 gene encoding secreted RxLR effector protein 161-like: MKDTTEPTVANYFRSLVGGLIYLTQTRPDIAFDVGVISRFMHSPSKHHLGVAKRVLRYVEGTKNFGLWFGRIADFRLEGFTDNDWAVCLDDRMSTSGYVFNFGTAVVCWSSKKQHTTALSSSEAEFVAASSEACHSIWMRYILAEIYQAQDGATVFYCDNKDAIQMTRNPVYHGRTKHLDIKVNYVMDLVAEEQVVLEYLNTNE; this comes from the coding sequence ATGAAAGATACCACGGAGCCAACTGTTGCTAATTATTTCAGAAGCTTAGTTGGTGGATTAATTTATTTAACACAGACAAGGCCAGATATTGCATTCGATGTTGGAGTTATTTCAAGGTTTATGCATTCTCCCTCTAAACATCATTTAGGAGTTGCAAAGCGAGTACTGAGGTATGTTGAAGGGACTAAGAATTTTGGGTTATGGTTCGGTCGGATTGCAGACTTTAGACTTGAAGGGTTCACGGACAATGACTGGGCTGTTTGCTTGGACGACAGAATGAGTACATCTGGATACGTGTTTAATTTTGGAACTGCTGTTGTGTGTTGGAGCTCAAAGAAACAACACACTACTGCATTGTCATCTTCAGAAGCAGAATTTGTAGCAGCTAGCTCTGAGGCATGTCACTCAATATGGATGAGGTACATCTTAGCAGAAATTTATCAAGCACAAGATGGAGCAACTGTTTTCTATTGCGATAACAAGGATGCAATACAGATGACCAGGAATCCAGTGTACCATGGAAGGACTAAGCATTTAGATATAAAGGTGAATTATGTAATGGATTTGGTGGCCGAAGAGCAAGTGGTCCTGGAGTATCTCAACACAAATGAATAA